In the Thermodesulfobacteriota bacterium genome, one interval contains:
- a CDS encoding DUF86 domain-containing protein gives MSRDSTLFLHDILESCNHIVEFIKEHNLEDFNIDEKTSSAVIRKLEIIGEAAKRVPDDIKLKYRNVPWKDMAGMRDNLTHAYFGIDYDLVWQTITNNIPQLIKDITKILDDLKSE, from the coding sequence ATGAGCAGGGACTCAACGCTCTTTCTCCACGATATCTTAGAATCCTGCAATCACATCGTGGAATTCATAAAAGAACATAATTTAGAAGACTTCAATATAGATGAAAAAACATCGAGCGCTGTCATAAGAAAACTTGAGATTATCGGCGAGGCGGCAAAACGTGTTCCGGATGATATAAAATTAAAATATAGAAATGTTCCCTGGAAAGACATGGCGGGTATGAGAGATAATTTAACGCATGCTTATTTCGGCATTGATTATGATCTCGTATGGCAAACCATTACTAACAATATCCCGCAGCTCATCAAAGATATTACAAAAATTCTCGATGACCTTAAAAGTGAATAG
- a CDS encoding nucleotidyltransferase family protein → MTRREIIDNLRNLREEASRNYKAEILGIFGSYARDDHRAGSDLDVLVRFKKGASLFELSGLTEYLEEKLNIKVDVLSEKAIRSEIRDKILSDTVYL, encoded by the coding sequence ATGACCAGACGTGAAATTATCGACAATCTAAGGAACCTCAGGGAAGAAGCGTCCAGGAATTACAAGGCTGAGATCCTGGGAATCTTCGGCTCATATGCTAGAGACGATCACCGTGCGGGAAGCGACCTCGACGTGCTTGTCAGGTTCAAAAAAGGGGCCTCCTTATTCGAACTGTCCGGATTGACTGAATATCTGGAAGAAAAACTGAATATCAAGGTAGATGTCCTTTCCGAAAAAGCCATCCGCAGCGAGATCAGGGACAAGATACTGTCCGATACTGTTTATTTATGA